One stretch of Cyclopterus lumpus isolate fCycLum1 chromosome 10, fCycLum1.pri, whole genome shotgun sequence DNA includes these proteins:
- the trmt112 gene encoding multifunctional methyltransferase subunit TRM112-like protein codes for MKLLTHNMLTSHVKGVTKGYPLLIKATEVKVNEVDFNPQFVSRMIPKLEWSALVQAAEELGHRQDLPGELVPEYENNEEFLKKVHRVLLEVEVIEGFLQCPESGREFPISRGIPNMLLSEDEG; via the exons ATGAAGCTGCTCACGCACAACATGTTGACGTCTCACGTGAAGGGAGTCACTAAAGGATACCCGCTGCTCATCAAG GCGACCGAGGTGAAGGTGAATGAGGTGGACTTCAACCCTCAGTTTGTCAGCCGGATGATCCCCAAACTGGAGTGGAGCGCTCTTGTCCAGGCTGCAGAGGAG ttGGGTCATCGGCAAGACCTGCCGGGTGAGCTGGTGCCAGAATACGAGAACAACGAAGAATTCCTGAAGAAAGTGCACCGAGTGCTATTAGAG GTGGAGGTGATAGAGGGCTTTCTGCAGTGCCCTGAATCAGGACGAGAGTTCCCCATCTCCAGAGGAATCCCCAACATGCTGCTGAGCGAGGACGAGGGGTAG
- the tgfb5 gene encoding transforming growth factor beta-2 proprotein, which produces MWLPRLALLLLRFSGVLLVEGFNTCHSINLDEQKSRRIEAVRGQILSKLRIRSPPDKDEAPPPGSVPPEIMLLYNSTRELLKERARLAESACERESSEEDYYAKEVQRIDMLPPRTDTNVVLPVTLDPHYRVVHFDVSGVDLTNSTLVKAEFRIFRAPNPQARASEQRVEIYQLLKPDEESISTQRYIDSRTVQPKEKGAWISVAVTETIKDWVSDPENNLGLKLGVHCPCCTFVPSTNNIVPNKSEELEALFAGVDDEHLRQIRKPGQVKGQADFSTKTPHLILTILPSDRVDSPARKNRKKRAAATDTTTCSRGSDQGCCLRSLYIDFRRDLNWKWIHEPKGYKANFCAGNCPYLWSANNHYNMILPLYNKLNPEASASPCCVPQDLEPLTIMYFIGRTPRVEQLSNMVVKSCKCR; this is translated from the exons ATGTGGCTCCCCCGTCtcgcgctgctgctgctccggttCTCCGGGGTTCTGCTGGTGGAGGGCTTCAACACGTGCCACTCCATCAACCTGGACGAGCAGAAGTCCCGGCGCATCGAGGCGGTTCGCGGACAGATTCTCAGCAAGCTGCGCATTCGCAGCCCGCCGGACAAGGACGAGGCCCCGCCGCCTGGCTCCGTGCCCCCGGAGATCATGCTGCTCTACAACAGCACGCGAGAGCTGCTGAAGGAGCGCGCGCGCCTCGCCGAGTCCGCGTGCGAGCGCGAGAGCAGCGAAGAGGACTATTACGCCAAAGAGGTGCAGAGGATTGACATGCTGCCCCCCCGCACCGACACAA ATGTGGTACTGCCTGTAACCCTAGACCCCCATTACCGAGTCGTCCACTTTGACGTCAGTGGCGTGGACCTGACCAACAGCACCCTGGTCAAGGCTGAGTTCAGGATCTTCAGAGCTCCCAACCCGCAGGCCCGGGCCTCAGAGCAGAGAGTGGAGATCTATCAG CTGCTGAAGCCAGATGAAGAGAGCATCTCCACTCAACGTTATATTGACTCCCGCACCGTTCAGCCGAAGGAGAAGGGAGCCTGGATCTCTGTGGCCGTTACCGAAACCATAAAGGACTGGGTGTCAGATCCAG AGAACAATCTTGGCCTCAAGTTGGGCGTCCACTGTCCCTGCTGCACCTTCGTCCCGTCCACCAACAACATTGTTCCCAACAAGAGTGAGGAGCTGGAGGCTCTCTTTGCAG GTGTAGATGACGAGCATCTTCGTCAGATAAGAAAGCCCGGTCAGGTCAAAGGCCAGGCGGATTTCAGCACCAAGACACCGCATCTCATCCTCACCATCCTGCCCAGTGACAGAGTGGACAGCCCGGCCAGGAAGAACCGCAAGAAGAGGGCTGCCGCCACTGACACCACGACCTGCTCccg GGGCTCAGACCAGGGATGCTGCCTGCGCTCGCTCTACATCGACTTCAGGCGGGACCTCAACTGGAAGTGGATCCATGAGCCCAAAGGTTACAAAGCCAACTTCTGTGCCGGCAACTGTCCTTACCTCTGGAGTGCCAACAACCACTATAACATG ATCCTGCCCCTGTACAACAAGCTGAACCCTGAGGCCTCCGCCTCGCCCTGCTGCGTTCCTCAGGACCTGGAGCCCCTCACCATTATGTACTTCATAGGACGCACACCACGTGTTGAGCAACTCTCCAATATGGTCGTCAAGTCCTGCAAGTGCCGCTGA
- the kcnk4a gene encoding potassium channel subfamily K member 4: MRCTTLLALLIGVMLYLVMGALVFGTLELPEENLAFEDLLATKNTFLDNNSCVTERDFYKLVKGVVSAVESGLDVNNLSANFSTRWDLASAFFFCGTIITTIGFGNLSPLTWYGQLFCVCYALVGIPMFGILLAGVCDHMGTVLRRAVAKIETLFLKRKVRPTTVRVISAVLSILIGCLIFLAVPTVVFQKVEDWSFLESLYFVVITLTTVGFGDYVPGGREDDWFFKPLVWLWIVFGLAYFASILTMIGNWLKVLSKRTRAEMEELRAHATDWTQNIQNMSMDFRIPNPMEFNDPFLLQRRRWKRSERRRMRRGAQGTLGYLARGASENGHLPNRWAGLSSSMSQLEAHSSLERALVAKSRSRVRAAGGGTVPRAKPALRVHPAVGHLVEGRPFPHLLARSFSLPVAHSTLELDSAGAAMQGGSFSGSESPFDSRSDVSSVSSSFLARHNFQPCCTVSNMEEGGVRAADMNTTQEKDKLIPAEYASVAKNNHRCTPAPSLHPRFSPLPPSHLQIVLPSPPLHAASSASCQLLDFFGENLAYIDESSDTLSDRAQPGASEEKRRRPRKPKRRSMRRQLSHKWSPLQVRRPNSDMQPPSNPPTPPPESSLSDRFGSDTLTANTLTTWCQSK; encoded by the exons ATGCGGTGTACCACCctcttggccctgctgattggGGTCATGCTGTACCTGGTGATGGGAGCGCTTGTTTTTGGAACCCTGGAGCTCCCCGAGGAGAATTTGGCATTCGAAGACCTCCTCGCTACCAAGAACACTTTCCTTGATAATAACTCCTGTGTCACTGAGCGGGACTTCTACAAGCTTGTGAAG GGGGTGGTGTCTGCGGTGGAGTCGGGACTGGATGTGAACAACCTTTCTGCCAACTTCTCCACCCGCTGGGACCTGGCCTcagccttcttcttctgtggtaccatcattaccaccataG GTTTTGGCAACTTGTCTCCTCTAACGTGGTACGGCcagttgttctgtgtgtgctATGCCCTGGTGGGCATCCCCATGTTTGGCATACTGCTGGCTGGAGTGTGTGACCACATGGGCACGGTGCTGCGGAGAGCTGTGGCAAAGATTGAGACCCTCTTCCTG aagCGTAAAGTCAGGCCGACCACTGTCCGCGTGATCTCAGCGGTTCTCTCCATCCTGATTGGTTGTCTGATCTTCCTCGCCGTGCCAACAGTTGTGTTTCAGAAAGTGGAGGACTGGTCATTTCTGGAGTCGCTCTACTTTGTGGTCATCACTCTCACCACTGTTGGCTTTGGAGACTACGTACCAG GTGGTCGTGAAGACGACTGGTTCTTCAAGCCTCTGGTGTGGTTGTGGATAGTGTTTGGTCTCGCCTACTTTGCCTCCATCCTCACCATGATAGGCAACTGGCTGAAGGTGTTGTCTAAGAGGACCCGTGCTGAG ATGGAGGAGTTGAGGGCCCACGCTACAGACTGGACTCAGAATATTCAGAACATGTCCATGGACTTCCGTATCCCAAACCCTATGGAGTTCAACGACCCTTTCCTCCTGCAGCGCCGGCGCTGGAAACGCAGTGAGCGTCGCCGTATGCGACGGGGAGCCCAGGGCACTCTGGGATACTTGGCTCGAGGAGCGTCCGAGAATGGACACCTGCCGAACCGCTGGGCCGGCCTGTCCAGCTCCATGAGCCAGCTGGAAGCGCATTCCTCTCTTGAGAGGGCGTTGGTGGCCAAGTCCAGGTCGCGGGTCAGAGCCGCCGGCGGTGGAACGGTGCCGAGGGCGAAGCCTGCATTGAGAGTTCACCCCGCTGTGGGTCATTTGGTGGAGGGCAGGCCGTTTCCTCACCTGCTGGCCCGCTCATTCTCCCTCCCTGTGGCACACTCCACCTTAGAGCTGGACTCAGCAGGTGCAGCCATGCAAGGAGGATCCTTCTCTGGATCTGAGTCTCCTTTTGACTCCAGATCAGACGTTTCCTCAGTCTCCTCGTCTTTCTTGGCACGCCACAATTTCCAGCCCTGCTGTACAGTCAGCAacatggaggagggaggagtgagagccgcagacatgaacacaacacaagagaaagacaaactgATTCCAGCAGAGTATGCATCTGTCGCCAAAAATAACCACAGATGCACTCCTGCTCCTAGTTTGCACCCTCGCTTCTCCCCTCTTCCACCTTCTCACCTCCAAATCgtccttccttcccctcccctccacgcTGCCTCCTCAGCCAGCTGCCAGCTGCTGGATTTCTTCGGAGAGAATCTGGCGTACATTGATGAGTCCTCAGACACGCTGAGCGATCGCGCCCAGCCAGGAGCAAGcgaggagaaaaggagaaggCCACGAAAGCCGAAGAGGAGGAGTATGAGGCGGCAGCTGTCACACAAGTGGAGCCCCTTGCAGGTGAGGAGGCCCAACAGTGATATGCAGCCGCCGTCAAATCCCCCGACTCCCCCTCCAGAATCCTCTCTTTCAGACAGGTTTGGGTCCGACACTCTGACAGCCAACACACTCACAACATGGTGCCAAAGTAAATAA